Sequence from the Methanomassiliicoccales archaeon genome:
GATGAATGAAAAGGAGTTGGATCAGATCGGGAGGACGATGGCAGGTGTTCTCCGCCACTTTCCAGAAAAGTTCGGACTTAAAATGGACTCTCAAGGATTTGTCAGCCTCAAGGACTTTGTTAACGCACTGAGGACACAACAAAGGAGATATCACTGGATCCGGCCGTACCATATAATAGCAATCATTGAAACAGATCCAAAGGGCCGTTACGAGGTGAGCAATGATATGATCCGTGCAACGTACGGTCACACTATCGAACTGGATCTGAAACTACCGACGGATAATACGCCTGAAAAACTCTATTACCCGACCACGCCAGAAGAGGCGGACATAATCTTGGAGACGGGGTTGAAGCCATCGGATCGAAAACTCGTTCATCTATCAAAGACGTACAAGGACGCTGTCATCGCCGGCTCTGTGAGAACTGATTCGCCTGTTATACTCGAAATAGACGCGAAAAAGGCGGTTGAGGATGGGATTGTTATCCAGAGAGCCGGGAAAACGGTTTTCCTCGTGGAAGAAGTACCAGCTTGCTATTTGAAGCGTGCTGAATCGACGGAAGAAGTGAGAGAATAATCGGACGCGCCTTATCTCTTTTTGTAAAACTTTCCGATAAATACAATTAGCTCATCAGTTAGTAGTATTCCAATGATGTTCATCACTGCAGATAAGCTACTCTCCCGCTCATACGACTCATTTCGGACTTATCACGTCCTCTCATTCTACTGGAACGATTTCGTCCCGTATCTCCAGCTTTATGACATCGGGCAACAGAAGGTAAAGGAAATTGAAATCAAGGAACTAGCCTTCTTTTCCAGCCCTGAAAAGTACTGCGTCGGGCACTTCAAGGGATCGGAATATGTCCCGTGTCCCACTTCTGCGCGAGTGACACGTTTCAGTCAGTGCCCTCAATGCGCATCGTCTTGGATCCCATATCAGGAGTGCATATTTGAGCCTAAATGCAACGGTGAACTCTGTTCCTGCGAATTCTGCAGCAAACATCATGTTGTGTATGCTGCAGTGATTCACGACACGATTAAGATCGGAATGACTGGTTTGTCGAGATTAAGGACTCGTGGGATCGAGCAGGGCGCCGATGCGATCTTGCAGCTCATAAAATGTGATGGTCGGTCGGACGCACGCAAGCTCGAGCGAAGAATCGCGAAGATACTCAATCTTCCACAACTGACAGGGCCTGAAGTCAATTCAAAGTGTTTCATGACCCCCCTGAGGAGAGCTGAGGCTGAGGAGATGCTACTCTCTATCAGGGATCGTCTCTCTAAAGAGTTTCAGGTCGTCGATAGCGAAGTTCTCTTCC
This genomic interval carries:
- a CDS encoding RNA 2'-phosphotransferase is translated as MLRECKSHGYFRGEACPICGEKGRFLMNEKELDQIGRTMAGVLRHFPEKFGLKMDSQGFVSLKDFVNALRTQQRRYHWIRPYHIIAIIETDPKGRYEVSNDMIRATYGHTIELDLKLPTDNTPEKLYYPTTPEEADIILETGLKPSDRKLVHLSKTYKDAVIAGSVRTDSPVILEIDAKKAVEDGIVIQRAGKTVFLVEEVPACYLKRAESTEEVRE
- a CDS encoding DUF2797 domain-containing protein, giving the protein MMFITADKLLSRSYDSFRTYHVLSFYWNDFVPYLQLYDIGQQKVKEIEIKELAFFSSPEKYCVGHFKGSEYVPCPTSARVTRFSQCPQCASSWIPYQECIFEPKCNGELCSCEFCSKHHVVYAAVIHDTIKIGMTGLSRLRTRGIEQGADAILQLIKCDGRSDARKLERRIAKILNLPQLTGPEVNSKCFMTPLRRAEAEEMLLSIRDRLSKEFQVVDSEVLFLDLYPIERYLDSPLEPIQPSGIHIGRVLGVKGRFLLYQDRSTDQYRVVDISDLPCRYIRDLHERDNYWNEDAPI